The following are from one region of the Paenibacillus sabinae T27 genome:
- a CDS encoding Ku protein, whose amino-acid sequence MHTVWKGAISFGLVHVPVKMFSATEDKDVSLRYIHKACGSPLSYVRKCPVCDKEVAWEEIGKGYEYEKGKFVIFEKDELDALTEESTKNITILDFVDLKEIDPIYFQKTYYLSPDQAGAGAYRLLMEAMRQTGKIGVAKISIRSKSSLAAIRVLENCLSIETMFYPDEIRPVSQVPSLPEAGAVNDKELDMAKLLISQLSTPFEPGKYTDDYRKRMLDLISSKVAGEEIRIAPARQETNVIDLMAALQASIEAVQHIPSDPGSPATTPAAKPRKAAGGRKKSAGKAAGATAADKSGAGAGEPAAGIAGPAAKAAGAKDAPAAGSAVPAGGAAEASSPAPVIAPKPKRRSAKNKQTVS is encoded by the coding sequence ATGCATACCGTTTGGAAAGGCGCCATCAGCTTCGGACTTGTGCATGTGCCGGTCAAAATGTTCTCGGCCACCGAGGATAAGGATGTCTCCCTGCGTTACATTCATAAAGCTTGCGGCAGCCCTCTGTCCTATGTGCGCAAATGCCCGGTGTGCGACAAGGAGGTCGCCTGGGAGGAAATCGGCAAAGGCTATGAGTATGAGAAGGGCAAATTCGTTATTTTCGAGAAAGACGAGCTGGACGCGCTCACGGAAGAGAGCACCAAGAATATTACGATCCTCGACTTTGTAGATTTGAAGGAAATTGACCCGATTTATTTTCAAAAAACGTATTATTTGTCACCCGATCAGGCCGGGGCGGGCGCTTACCGGCTGTTGATGGAGGCGATGCGCCAAACCGGGAAAATCGGCGTCGCCAAAATATCGATCCGCTCCAAAAGCAGCCTGGCCGCGATCCGCGTTCTGGAGAACTGCTTATCGATCGAGACGATGTTCTACCCGGATGAGATCCGGCCGGTATCCCAGGTGCCGAGTCTGCCGGAAGCCGGCGCGGTGAACGATAAGGAGCTGGATATGGCCAAGCTGCTCATCTCTCAGCTGTCGACGCCGTTTGAGCCGGGTAAATACACGGATGATTACCGCAAGCGGATGCTTGACCTGATCTCCAGCAAAGTGGCCGGCGAGGAAATCCGCATTGCTCCGGCTAGGCAGGAGACGAATGTCATCGATCTGATGGCCGCGCTCCAAGCGAGCATTGAGGCCGTTCAGCACATTCCGTCCGATCCGGGCAGCCCGGCGACCACCCCTGCCGCCAAACCCCGTAAAGCGGCGGGCGGGCGGAAGAAATCCGCTGGGAAAGCTGCCGGGGCCACGGCCGCAGACAAAAGCGGAGCCGGCGCGGGAGAACCAGCTGCGGGAATCGCCGGGCCTGCGGCGAAGGCCGCCGGAGCTAAGGACGCTCCGGCAGCCGGAAGCGCTGTGCCGGCAGGCGGAGCAGCTGAGGCTTCTTCCCCGGCGCCTGTCATTGCGCCCAAGCCGAAGCGCCGCAGCGCGAAGAACAAGCAAACGGTATCCTAG
- a CDS encoding ATP-dependent DNA ligase, with translation MKLTPIVPFEPVIADRPPAGDQWIAQIKWDGVRMLSYYDGSSTELINRRQNYRTKQYPEIAAAESYCKAGSAILDGEVIALCEGKPSFHEVMRRDSLRKESAIAATVRQIPILYMVFDILYCNGVWTLDRPFLERRNLLEEMLRPHPHVQAVPSYNDPTALLAAARAQGLEGIVCKDVNSVYSPGGKDKRWLKCKIISDLNAVAGGVTFRDGTVNAVLLGLYGDDGRLHYIGHAGTGKMTVRDWRELTALSHRLAAEDMPFASLPQRVKGAFWIRPELVFKIHFLEWTDSGTLRHPSIQARLNLSPSECRLPKR, from the coding sequence ATGAAACTGACGCCCATCGTTCCGTTTGAGCCGGTCATCGCAGACCGGCCGCCTGCCGGAGACCAGTGGATCGCCCAGATTAAATGGGACGGCGTCCGCATGCTTTCCTATTACGACGGAAGCTCCACCGAGCTGATTAACCGGCGCCAAAATTATCGGACCAAGCAATACCCGGAAATCGCCGCAGCGGAGAGCTACTGTAAAGCGGGTTCCGCCATCCTGGACGGCGAGGTTATCGCGCTTTGCGAAGGAAAGCCCTCTTTTCACGAAGTGATGCGCCGCGACAGCCTAAGGAAAGAATCGGCCATCGCTGCGACGGTCCGGCAAATTCCCATTTTGTATATGGTATTTGATATTTTATACTGCAACGGGGTGTGGACACTGGATCGGCCGTTCTTGGAGCGCCGGAACCTACTTGAGGAAATGCTTCGGCCCCATCCGCATGTGCAGGCCGTGCCGAGCTACAACGATCCCACCGCGCTGCTCGCGGCCGCTCGCGCACAAGGGCTTGAAGGCATTGTTTGCAAGGATGTGAACAGCGTCTACTCGCCGGGCGGGAAAGACAAGCGCTGGCTCAAATGCAAAATCATTTCCGATCTCAATGCCGTCGCGGGAGGCGTCACCTTCCGGGACGGCACGGTCAATGCCGTGCTGCTTGGGCTATATGGCGATGACGGGCGTCTGCATTATATCGGACATGCAGGCACAGGGAAAATGACGGTAAGGGACTGGCGGGAGTTAACCGCACTGTCACACCGTCTCGCTGCAGAGGACATGCCGTTCGCTTCGCTTCCGCAGCGGGTCAAAGGAGCCTTCTGGATTCGTCCGGAGCTGGTATTCAAGATCCATTTTCTGGAGTGGACCGATTCCGGCACGCTGCGCCACCCCAGCATTCAAGCCAGGCTTAATCTCTCTCCATCGGAGTGCCGGCTCCCGAAGCGCTAA
- the ligD gene encoding non-homologous end-joining DNA ligase: protein MPAAIKGSITIEGQSVTITNPDKPLWPEQSITKRIYLEKLAALSPYLLRYLRNRLLTVIRYPHGVEGKSFYQKNAPEPLPPFIRTVIHEDINYISLDGLPGLLWLGNLAALEFHPSLHYAGSSLPCEWMIDLDPSREVEPRIMEATAIVGEVLKSLGLSSVPKTSGATGVQIIVPIKQGVTFDELRKVGHLVGRYVTEKHPGLFTLERLKKQRGDKIYFDYLQHYRGKTLAAPYTPRARPLATVSTPLTWDEVIRNVSPEEFHLLNIEERLRVMGDLIEQLPPQPIELVIAGLR, encoded by the coding sequence ATGCCAGCCGCCATCAAAGGCTCCATTACGATCGAAGGACAATCGGTCACCATTACCAATCCCGACAAGCCGCTGTGGCCGGAACAGAGTATCACCAAGCGCATCTATTTGGAGAAGCTTGCCGCCCTTTCGCCCTATCTGCTCCGCTATTTGAGGAACCGGCTCCTGACAGTGATCCGCTACCCTCATGGAGTGGAGGGCAAGTCCTTTTATCAAAAGAACGCGCCTGAACCGCTGCCGCCCTTTATCCGCACCGTTATACACGAAGACATTAACTATATTTCACTGGACGGGCTTCCGGGGCTGCTCTGGCTCGGCAATCTGGCCGCGCTGGAGTTCCATCCTTCGCTTCATTACGCCGGAAGCAGCCTTCCTTGCGAATGGATGATCGACCTTGATCCATCCCGCGAGGTGGAGCCCCGGATTATGGAAGCGACGGCGATTGTCGGTGAGGTGCTGAAATCCCTCGGGCTCTCCTCGGTTCCGAAGACGTCGGGAGCGACCGGAGTGCAGATTATTGTGCCGATCAAGCAGGGAGTTACGTTTGACGAGCTTCGGAAGGTCGGGCATCTGGTCGGCCGTTATGTTACCGAGAAGCATCCCGGGCTGTTCACACTGGAGCGGCTGAAGAAACAGCGTGGCGACAAAATCTACTTCGATTACCTCCAGCATTACCGCGGCAAAACGCTGGCCGCCCCCTATACCCCCCGTGCCCGCCCGCTGGCGACCGTATCGACGCCGCTTACTTGGGACGAGGTTATCAGGAACGTCTCCCCTGAGGAATTCCATCTACTGAATATTGAAGAACGTCTGCGCGTCATGGGGGATCTGATCGAGCAATTGCCCCCGCAGCCGATTGAGCTTGTCATCGCCGGCCTTCGGTAG